A single Saccharomyces paradoxus chromosome II, complete sequence DNA region contains:
- the RKM3 gene encoding protein-lysine N-methyltransferase (Ribosomal lysine methyltransferase~similar to YBR030W), translating into MSVTFKDDIHQILKFVASCNGRFKDSKCDIRESPLGGLGVFAKTKIAKGESILTLNKSSIFSASNSSIANLLCDNGIDGMLALNIAFIYETTVFKNTSHWYQFLRTIRIRDDQGHLNLPPSFWNANAKQLLKGTSFDTLFDALTPEEEIIEGFEIAVDLARKWNDEFGLEMPKGFLDISEENHEKDYNLKLEKFISVAYTLSSRGFEIDAYHETALVPIADLFNHHVSNPDLKFVSLYDVCDKCGEPGMCKHLIAEEYLEAEDQDKNIPKAGGTEICVIDEDLINSLENDLQKECSKVTADTEDEDDGIENPDECVDLILKNDVAQDQEIFNSYGELSNVFLLARYGFTVPGNQYDIVHLGPEFMKVVKKEEKYQEKVKWWSQVGHGLFSAWYVQMRQEDEEDEGEAKSDDLPDDAGDEIEEESEEDEEEGNDGLESWLSQLYIDSRGEPSPSTWALANLLTLTAVQWELLFSKKATPHISDSIIDEQKLPFLAKKDNPHSKKLLSKLLKDKQLPRIKGDNSSHVTNATRSMYHNAQTLVQSEHNILERCLKRLS; encoded by the coding sequence atgTCCGTAACTTTTAAGGATGATATTCATCAGATTTTAAAGTTTGTTGCTAGTTGCAATGGCAGGTTTAAAGATTCCAAATGCGATATAAGAGAATCGCCTCTCGGTGGATTGGGTGTCTTTGCCAAGACCAAAATCGCAAAAGGAGAATCAATATTGACGTTGAACAAGTCCTCGATTTTTTCTGCATCTAACAGCTCTATTGCTAATTTGTTATGCGATAATGGTATTGATGGAATGTTAGCCCTAAACATCGCATTCATTTACGAAACTAcggttttcaaaaacaccAGTCATTGGTACCAATTTCTGCGAACCATCCGGATTCGCGATGACCAAGGGCACTTGAATCTGCCGCCCAGCTTTTGGAATGCGAATGCTAAGCAACTCTTGAAAGGCACAAGTTTCGATACCTTATTTGATGCATTGACaccagaagaagaaatcatagaaggatttgaaattgCTGTGGATTTGGCACGTAAATGGAATGATGAATTCGGGTTGGAAATGCCCAAAGGGTTCCTAGACATTAGCGAAGAGAATCATGAAAAAGATtataatttgaaattagaaaagtttatttctGTGGCATATACTTTATCATCAAGaggatttgaaattgaCGCATATCATGAGACAGCTTTGGTGCCCATTGCAGACCTGTTCAATCACCATGTTTCCAATCCGGATTTAAAATTTGTATCTTTATATGATGTGTGCGATAAATGTGGTGAGCCAGGTATGTGCAAACATCTAATAGCGgaagaatatttggaaGCAGAAGATCAAGACAAAAATATACCCAAAGCAGGAGGTACAGAAATTTGtgttattgatgaagactTAATCAATAGTTTAGAAAATGATTTACAAAAAGAGTGTTCTAAGGTCACTGCGGATAccgaagatgaagatgacggTATTGAAAATCCTGACGAATGCGTCGATTTGATATTAAAGAATGATGTGGCGCAAGATCAAGAGATCTTTAATTCCTATGGTGAGCTGTCGAACGTCTTTTTATTGGCCAGGTATGGTTTCACCGTACCTGGGAATCAATATGATATTGTTCATTTAGGGCCTGAATTTATGAAAGTTgtgaagaaggaagaaaaatatcaagaaaaagttaaGTGGTGGAGTCAAGTTGGTCATGGCTTGTTTTCAGCATGGTATGTTCAAATGCGtcaagaggatgaagaagacgaaggTGAAGCAAAATCAGATGATTTACCTGATGATGCAGGGGACGAAATAGAGGAAGAAAGCGAAGAGGATGAGGAAGAGGGCAATGATGGCTTGGAATCGTGGCTTTCCCAGCTTTACATAGATTCCCGTGGCGAGCCTTCCCCCTCTACCTGGGCCTTAGCCAATCTTTTAACTTTAACGGCTGTTCAATGGGAATTATTATTCTCCAAAAAAGCCACTCCTCACATCAGTGACTCTATAATCGACGAACAAAAACTGCCCTTCTTGGCCAAAAAGGACAATCCTCACTCCAAAAAGCTGCTTTCCAAATTACTTAAGGACAAACAACTACCTCGTATAAAGGGCGATAACTCGTCGCACGTAACAAATGCCACCAGAAGCATGTACCATAATGCCCAAACCCTGGTACAATCCGAGCATAATATCCTAGAAAGATGTCTCAAGAGACTATCCTAA
- the PDX3 gene encoding pyridoxamine-phosphate oxidase PDX3 (Pyridoxine (pyridoxamine) phosphate oxidase~similar to YBR035C), whose amino-acid sequence MTKQAEETQKPIIFAPETYQYDKFTLNEKQLTDDPIDLFTKWFNEAKEDPRETLPEAITFSSAELPSGRVSSRILLFKELDHRGFTIYSNWGTSRKAHDIATNPNAAIVFFWKDLQRQVRVEGITEHVNRETSERYFKTRPRGSKIGAWASRQSDVIKNREELDELTQKNTERFKDDEDIPCPDYWGGLRIVPLEIEFWQGRPSRLHDRFVYRRKTENDPWKVVRLAP is encoded by the coding sequence ATGACTAAACAAGCTGAGGAGACTCAAAAACCAATCATCTTTGCCCCCGAGACGTATCAATACGATAAGTTCACTTTGAATGAAAAGCAACTCACAGACGATCCTATTGATCTTTTCACCAAATGGTTCAACGAAGCCAAGGAAGACCCAAGGGAAACGTTGCCAGAAGCAATTACTTTTTCATCCGCGGAATTACCTAGTGGGAGGGTGTCGTCCAggattcttctttttaaggAACTCGACCATAGAGGGTTTACCATTTATTCCAACTGGGGAACCTCTAGAAAAGCCCATGATATCGCTACCAATCCGAACGCGGCAATAGTATTCTTCTGGAAGGATCTGCAAAGGCAAGTGAGGGTTGAAGGTATCACGGAGCATGTTAACAGGGAAACTTCTGAAAGGTACTTTAAGACAAGACCTCGTGGGTCCAAGATCGGTGCATGGGCCTCACGCCAGTCGGATGTTATCAAAAACAGAGAAGAACTGGACGAGTTGACCCAGAAAAACACCGAGCGTTTCAAGGACGATGAAGACATTCCATGCCCAGATTATTGGGGCGGCTTGAGAATCGTCCCATTGGAGATTGAGTTCTGGCAAGGTAGACCTTCCAGATTGCATGATAGATTTGTttacagaagaaaaacagaaaatgaCCCATGGAAAGTCGTTAGACTGGCTCCATGA
- the RPL4A gene encoding 60S ribosomal protein uL4 (Ribosomal 60S subunit protein L4B~similar to YDR012W): MSRPQVTVHSLTGEATANALPLPAVFSAPIRPDIVHTVFTSVNKNKRQAYAVSEKAGHQTSAESWGTGRAVARIPRVGGGGTGRSGQGAFGNMCRGGRMFAPTKTWRKWNVKVNHNEKRYATASAIAATAVASLVLARGHRVEKIPEIPLVVSTDLESIQKTKEAVAALKAVGAHSDLLKVLKSKKLRAGKGKYRNRRWTQRRGPLVVYAEDNGIVKALRNVPGVETANVTSLNLLQLAPGAHLGRFVIWTEAAFTKLDQVWGSETVASSKVGYTLPSHIISTSDVTRIINSSEIQSAIRPAGQATQKRTHVLKKNPLKNKQVLLRLNPYAKVFAAEKLGSKKAEKTGAKPAAVFTETLKHD; encoded by the coding sequence ATGTCCCGCCCACAAGTTACTGTTCACTCTTTGACTGGTGAAGCTACTGCCAATGCTTTGCCATTGCCAGCTGTCTTCTCCGCTCCTATCCGTCCAGACATTGTTCACACTGTTTTCACCTCCgtgaacaagaacaagagaCAAGCTTACGCTGTCTCTGAAAAGGCTGGTCACCAAACATCTGCTGAATCCTGGGGTACCGGTCGTGCCGTCGCTCGTATTCCAAGAgttggtggtggtggtacCGGTAGATCCGGTCAAGGTGCCTTCGGTAACATGTGTCGTGGTGGTCGTATGTTTGCTCCAACTAAGACCTGGAGAAAGTGGAACGTTAAGGTCAACCACAACGAAAAGCGTTACGCCACTGCTTCTGCCATCGCTGCTACTGCTGTTGCATCTTTGGTCTTGGCCAGAGGTCACAGGGTTGAAAAGATTCCAGAAATTCCATTGGTTGTCTCCACTGACTTGGAATCTATTCAAAAGACCAAGGAAgctgttgctgctttgAAGGCTGTTGGTGCTCACTCCGACTTGTTGAAGGTCTTGAAGtccaagaaattgagaGCCGGTAAGGGTAAGTACAGAAACAGAAGATGGACTCAAAGAAGAGGTCCATTAGTTGTCTACGCTGAAGACAACGGTATTGTCAAGGCTTTGAGAAACGTTCCAGGTGTCGAAACTGCTAACGTTACCTCTTTGAACTTGTTGCAATTGGCTCCAGGTGCTCACTTAGGTAGATTCGTTATCTGGACTGAAGCTGCCTTCACCAAGTTGGACCAAGTCTGGGGTTCCGAAACCGTTGCCTCTTCCAAGGTCGGTTACACTTTGCCATCCCACATCATCTCCACTTCTGATGTCACCAGAATCATCAACTCTTCTGAAATCCAATCTGCTATCAGACCAGCTGGCCAAGCTACTCAAAAGCGTACTCAcgttttgaagaagaacccATTGAAGAACAAACAAGTTTTGTTGAGATTGAACCCTTACGCCAAGGTCTTTGCTGCTGAAAAGCTAGGTTCCAAGAAGGCCGAAAAGACTGGTGCTAAGCCAGCTGCTGTTTTCACCGAAACCTTGAAGCATGATTAA
- the CDS1 gene encoding phosphatidate cytidylyltransferase (Phosphatidate cytidylyltransferase (CDP-diglyceride synthetase)~similar to YBR029C): MSDNPEMKKHGTSKEIVESVTDATSKAIDKLQEELHKDASESATPVTNENTAATKESRKYNFFIRTVWTFVMISGFFITLASGHAWCIVLILGCQIATFKECIAVTSASGREKNLPLTKTLNWYLLFTTIYYLDGKSLFKFFQTTFYEYPVLNFIVTNHKFICYCLYLMGFVLFVCSLRKGFLKFQFGSLCVTHMVLLLVVFQAHLIIKNVLNGLFWFLLPCGLVIVNDIFAYLCGITFGKTKLIEISPKKTLEGFLGAWFFTALASIILTRILSPYTYLTCPVEDLHTNFFSNLTCELNPVFLPQVYRLPPIFFDKVEINSITVKPIYFHALNLATFASLFAPFGGFFASGLKRTFKVKDFGHSIPGHGGITDRVDCQFIMGSFANLYYETFISEHRITVDTVLSTILMNLNDKQIIELIDILIRFLSKKGIISAKNFEKLADIFNVTKKSLTNHS, from the coding sequence ATGTCTGACAACCCTGAGATGAAAAAACATGGTACGAGCAAGGAGATTGTGGAGTCGGTTACTGACGCCACCTCAAAGGCCATTGATAAACTGCAAGAAGAACTCCACAAGGACGCCAGTGAATCTGCTACACCGGTAACCAATGAAAACACTGCTGCCACAAAGGAGAGCAGGAAATacaactttttcattagaACTGTCTGGACGTTTGTTATGATCAGTGGTTTTTTCATCACCTTAGCATCAGGCCATGCATGGTGTATAGTGCTGATTTTGGGCTGCCAAATTGCTACTTTTAAAGAGTGCATTGCTGTAACTAGTGCATCTGGTCGCGAAAAGAATTTGCCACTAACAAAGACGTTAAACTGGTATCTTCTCTTTACGACAATTTATTATCTAGATGGGAAGTCACTATTCAAGTTCTTTCAAACTACTTTTTACGAGTATCCCgtattgaatttcatcGTAACAAACCACAAGTTCATCTGCTATTGTCTCTATCTAATGGGATTTGTTTTGTTCGTTTGTAGTTTAAGGAAgggatttttgaaattccaGTTCGGATCATTATGCGTTACTCATATGGTCCTTCTTCTGGTGGTATTTCAAGCACATTTGATCATTAAAAACGTGCTCAACGGGCTATTCTGGTTCTTATTACCATGTGGATTGGTCATTGTTAATGATATCTTCGCCTATCTGTGCGGCATTACATTCGGTAAGACTAAACTAATAGAAATCTCTCCTAAGAAAACTTTAGAAGGTTTCCTTGGTGCCTGGTTTTTTACTGCTTTGGCAAGTATTATATTAACAAGGATTCTGAGCCCTTATACTTACTTGACATGCCCTGTGGAAGACCTCcatacaaattttttttccaacttGACGTGTGAACTAAATCCAGTTTTCCTTCCACAAGTTTACAGGCTTCCACCTATCTTTTTCGATAAAGTTGAAATCAATTCTATCACAGTAAAACCAATTTATTTCCATGCTTTAAACCTAGCTACCTTTGCATCATTATTTGCGCCATTTGGAGGCTTTTTCGCATCTGGTTTAAAGAGGACTTTTAAAGTTAAAGATTTTGGCCACTCCATTCCAGGTCACGGTGGTATCACAGACAGGGTTGATTGCCAATTTATAATGGGTTCTTTTGCCAATTTGTACTATGAAACATTCATCAGCGAACACAGAATAACAGTAGATACAGTTCTGTCCACCATTTTAATGAACCTGAACGACAAGCAGATTATAGAATTAATTGATATCTTGATTAGATTTCTATCTAAAAAAGGTATAATATCAgcaaagaattttgaaaagttggCTGATATCTTTAACGTCACTAAGAAATCATTGACCAATCACTcttga
- the YPK3 gene encoding putative protein kinase YPK3 (AGC kinase~similar to YBR028C) has product MIFSLDEEIHRMSLDDKKNDIKVDYSSAVYDDINHEQGSAITYEDNMNYLSVHSNAIPLNGTSPAHRMRRRSSAYSKFPILTPPNTRRFSITGSDAMSASMNRLSITPQDIVSSNIGENELSRNLHDFKPVRVLGQGAYGKVLLVKDINTSKLYAMKQLRKAEILISSTATDSKKEDEENDSGNKNDNDNGLSKRLERTFAERSILSEIEHPNIVKLFYSFHDNSKLYLLLQYIPGGELFYHLKEHGTLDETTVSFYAAEISCALRFLHTKGVVYRDLKPENCLLNQRGHLVLTDFGLSKKSANDSVVDEEDPENVNALYSIIGTPEYCAPEILLGKAYSQNCDWYSLGCLLYDMLVGKPPYTGSNHKVIINKIQQNKQGPKIPFYLSEGMKDILNALLKKETAKRWNVDKYWAKTGATNKTTKSKKKKSGAARTSLFTEHFIFRKIDWKLLEAGQLQKTTLGPIVPVITDLELAENFDTEFTSMSYEENYTDSKPINISSMSKSPDMFKGFSYKASGSYLEKYF; this is encoded by the coding sequence ATGATTTTCTCGctggatgaagaaattcatcGTATGTCATTAGACgacaaaaagaatgacATTAAAGTAGATTATTCCTCAGCAGTATACGATGACATTAATCATGAACAAGGCAGTGCCATCACATATGAGGATAATATGAACTATCTCTCCGTTCATTCAAATGCCATTCCACTCAATGGAACGAGTCCTGCACATAGGATGAGAAGGAGGTCTTCAGCTTATTCCAAATTTCCTATTCTCACTCCACCTAATACGAGAAGATTCTCTATCACAGGTTCGGACGCTATGTCAGCTAGCATGAATAGACTATCCATAACACCTCAGGATATCGTTTCCTCTAATATCGGAGAAAATGAATTGTCAAGAAACCTGCATGATTTTAAGCCCGTGAGAGTGTTAGGTCAAGGCGCTTACGGTAAAGTTCTTCTCGTTAAGGACATTAATACATCCAAACTGTATGCTATGAAGCAATTACGGAAAGCAGAAAtcttaatttcttcaacagcaacagattctaagaaagaagatgaagaaaacgatAGTGGTAATAAAAACGATAACGATAATGGATTATCAAAGAGGCTAGAAAGAACATTTGCTGAAAGGTCCATTTTATCCGAAATAGAACATCCAAACATTGTCAAgttattttattctttccaTGATAACTCAAAATTATATTTACTGCTACAATATATCCCTGGTGGTGAATTATTTTACCATTTGAAAGAACACGGAACCCTAGACGAGACGACAGTTTCGTTTTACGCAGCCGAAATCAGTTGTGCCTTAAGATTTTTGCACACAAAAGGTGTTGTATACAGAGATTTGAAACCTGAAAACTGTCTATTGAATCAACGTGGTCATTTGGTATTAACAGATTTTGGTCTGAGTAAGAAAAGTGCTAATGACTCTGTGGTTGATGAGGAGGATCCAGAAAATGTCAATGCCCTGTACTCGATCATTGGTACACCAGAATACTGTGCGCCTGAAATATTATTAGGTAAAGCGTACAGTCAGAATTGTGACTGGTATTCTCTAGGATGCCTACTTTATGATATGTTAGTAGGTAAGCCTCCATATACTGGTAGCAACCATAAGGTGATTATTAATAAGATCCAACAGAATAAACAAGGCCCTAAAATTCCGTTCTATTTGAGTGAGGGAATGAAAGATATATTGAACGCActgttgaaaaaggaaactgcAAAAAGGTGGAATGTTGACAAATACTGGGCCAAAACAGGGGCAACTAATAAAACCACCAAGTctaagaagaagaaatcaggGGCCGCAAGAACTAGTCTTTTTACAGAGCATTTTATCTTCAGGAAAATAGACTGGAAGTTATTAGAAGCTGGACAACTGCAAAAAACCACCCTAGGCCCCATTGTTCCAGTCATTACAGATTTAGAGCTagcagaaaattttgacaCAGAATTTACTTCCATGTCATATGAGGAAAACTATACAGATAGCAAGCCAATTAATATCAGTTCGATGAGCAAATCTCCGGATATGTTCAAGGGGTTTAGTTATAAAGCAAGTGGTAGTTATTTGGAGAAGTACTTTTAA
- the HMT1 gene encoding protein-arginine omega-N methyltransferase HMT1 (Nuclear SAM-dependent mono- and asymmetric methyltransferase~similar to YBR034C), translated as MSKTAVKDSATEKTKLAESEQHYFNSYDHYGIHEEMLQDTVRTLSYRNAIIQNKDLFKDKIVLDVGCGTGILSMFAAKHGAKHVIGVDMSSIIEMAKELVELNGFSDKITLLRGKLEDVHLPFPKVDIIISEWMGYFLLYESMMDTVLYARDHYLVEGGLIFPDKCSIHLAGLEDSQYKDEKLNYWQDVYGFDYSPFVPLVLHEPIVDTVERNNVNTTSDKLIEFDLNTVKISDLAFKSNFKLTAKRQDMINGVVTWFDIVFPAPKGKRPIEFSTGPHAPYTHWKQTIFYFPDDLDAETGDTIEGELVCSPNEKNNRDLNIKISYKFESNGIDGNSRSRKNEGSYLMH; from the coding sequence ATGAGTAAGACAGCCGTGAAGGATTCTGCTACAGAAAAGACCAAGCTTGCCGAAAGCGAACAACACTACTTCAACTCATACGATCATTATGGTATTCACGAAGAGATGCTTCAAGATACCGTTCGTACCCTATCCTACAGAAACGCAATTATCCAAAATAAGGATTTGTTCAAGGACAAGATTGTGTTAGATGTTGGTTGCGGTACAGGTATTCTATCCATGTTTGCCGCTAAGCACGGTGCGAAGCATGTCATCGGTGTTGATATGTCAAGCATTATCGAGATGGCAAAAGAATTAGTAGAGTTGAATGGGTTCAGCGACAAGATCACTTTGTTAAGGGGCAAATTGGAGGACGTTCATTTACCCTTCCCTAAAGTTGATATCATAATTTCTGAATGGATGGGTTACTTTCTACTATACGAGTCCATGATGGACACCGTTCTTTACGCCAGAGACCACTACTTGGTGGAAGGCGGTTTGATCTTTCCTGACAAGTGTTCTATCCATTTGGCTGGTTTAGAAGACTCCCAGTATAAAGACGAGAAGTTGAATTATTGGCAGGACGTGTATGGGTTTGATTATTCCCCATTCGTTCCGTTAGTCTTACACGAGCCCATTGTCGATACTGTGGAAAGAAACAATGTCAACACCACCTCAGATAAGTTGATCGAGTTTGATTTAAATACagtaaaaatatcagaTCTAGCGTTTAAGAGTAATTTTAAATTGACTGCCAAGAGACAAGATATGATTAATGGTGTAGTTACCTGGTTCGACATTGTTTTCCCTGCTCCAAAGGGGAAGAGACCTATTGAATTCTCTACTGGCCCTCATGCCCCATACACTCACTGGAAACAAACGATATTCTATTTCCCTGATGATTTAGATGCTGAAACTGGTGACACCATTGAAGGTGAATTGGTTTGCTCTCCaaatgagaaaaataacagaGACctaaatatcaaaatttcttacaAGTTCGAATCCAATGGCATTGACGGTAATTCAAGAAGCAGGAAAAACGAAGGTTCTTATTTAATGCATTAA
- the EDS1 gene encoding Eds1p (zinc cluster protein, predicted to be a transcription factor~similar to YBR033W) yields MPQHVPNLYGTTIPNSYERTNTSASTGEVNRSDSSRNCKRGSEGSTKQRKKASRACDQCRKKRIKCRFDKHSGVCQGCLEVGEKCLFVRVPLKRGPAKKRSTGISSENFSLDNDPLHYRPRTHSYPMNLGDNHLPSLARNSSFPSISSLFIPPITTQSQQFVKVPYDDIKRRRSLATLHSDSSISTEFGGNYRLDQNLGIGQEGKDIAMKGTITPVEETSACSSNVRRQGSQSFPLQEQRANPYINPFIFGRSRLSSISYTSEATTSEGNTQSKDQYMLTPNSVRSVEKERLNSLTAGCSNKKSSIDDKSDKWEKNSTWKPVYRSADPSRSNSGKTVPLKQEASVKPPILSANRQYDEISFCKVLDIYYDFFHINFPIIPINKNKFTGMLIPKKPQVFDETQKISNEIIERFKTALEILVFCKIKQRRSSKSTKSWSRDNLCDFQKGLYYIQNFNKCIDDCFRSLITVKSILRQNSSVIPSRIKFIYFSTMIMLNFILILTGDESSLLLGPSVGVFNEFKAHKLFLPFENTASMPLLNSNEKIDDEQLDYAVLFKRSYILLNILDTLQSFRLGQPKLINLNFGSPIGTYFSDEIGHNQIVEKNPIILDNILRNLKLGEFITYFVLNRKSLQVDISQHLLFTNQTDYEDFAVDKGEHNDIADKFQFLLKKKESLIRELLNIEQKNGHILKTSWNSDAEMNKIGELVCSMITLTSGILDSIANVNAENSVDLDSKPLPNTYSETDSEEESMSPTQRITPNLANEENKRYTTKYLTGTVSVFILPMVEECSNIIRLIGPIPTTLISLYIRNGNMAKGMNNRIMMLSTALNELVQITALFNVLEPFRQNVHDLAKRYNADAMSGNGCYKSVMKNIYSGKCVASNASNVAPLEEENKKILEKFADIGWKLMDDSELGCCCCFSD; encoded by the coding sequence ATGCCACAGCATGTTCCTAACTTATATGGCACAACAATTCCCAATTCTTATGAACGCACAAATACTTCAGCGTCGACGGGGGAAGTAAATCGGTCGGATTCTTCGAGGAATTGTAAAAGAGGCAGTGAGGGGAGCACGAAGCAAAGGAAGAAGGCCTCTCGCGCTTGTGACCAAtgtagaaagaaaagaattaaGTGCAGATTCGATAAACATTCTGGGGTTTGTCAAGGGTGCTTAGAAGTTGGCGAAAAGTGTCTATTTGTTAGAGTCCCATTGAAACGTGGTCCTGCGAAAAAGAGGTCCACTGGAATATCTAGTGAAAATTTCAGTTTGGATAATGATCCTCTTCATTACAGACCAAGAACACATTCATACCCAATGAACTTGGGAGACAACCATTTACCATCGCTTGCTCGgaattcttctttccctTCGATTAGCAGTTTATTCATTCCCCCAATAACTACTCAATCGCAACAATTTGTGAAGGTACCGTATGATGACATTAAGCGTAGACGTTCTCTAGCTACATTACACAGTGATTCATCGATATCTACAGAATTTGGGGGTAATTATCGCTTAGACCAAAATTTAGGTATTGGGCAAGAGGGGAAGGATATTGCAATGAAAGGCACGATAACGCCGGTGGAGGAAACGAGCGCGTGCTCATCTAATGTTCGTCGTCAGGGTTCGCAGTCCTTTCCACTTCAAGAACAGCGCGCTAATCCCTACATTAATCCTTTTATCTTTGGAAGATCCAGGCTAAGCAGTATTTCTTACACAAGTGAAGCTACAACATCAGAAGGTAACACACAGAGTAAAGACCAATATATGCTTACTCCCAATAGCGTACGCTCcgttgaaaaagaacgGTTAAACTCGTTGACTGCTGGATGTTCGAACAAAAAATCAAGCATAGATGATAAAAGTGACAAGTGGGAGAAGAATTCAACTTGGAAGCCAGTATACCGGTCAGCGGATCCTTCTCGTTCTAACTCCGGAAAAACCGTTCCCTTGAAACAAGAAGCCAGTGTTAAACCGCCAATTCTTAGCGCTAACAGACAGTATGATGAAATCTCCTTTTGTAAGGTTTTAGACATCTActatgattttttccatatTAATTTTCCCATAATACCGatcaacaaaaataaatttacTGGCATGCTTATTCCTAAGAAACCACAAGTGTTTGATGAAACCCAGAAAATTAGCaatgaaattattgaacGGTTTAAAACCGCCTTAGAGATTTTGgtattttgtaaaataaaacaaaggagatcatcaaaatcaacaaaatcGTGGTCCCGTGACAATTTATGcgattttcaaaaagggtTGTATTACATTCAGAATTTCAACAAATGTATAGATGACTGCTTTCGAAGTTTAATTACTGTTAAATCGATATTAAGACAAAATTCCAGTGTTATACCTTCAAGGATAAAGTTCATTTACTTTTCGACAATGATCATGTTGAATTTCATCTTGATATTGACCGGTGATGAGAGCTCGCTTTTGTTAGGCCCCTCCGTTGGGGTTTTTAACGAATTTAAAGCTCATAAATTATTCCTACCTTTTGAGAATACTGCCTCGATGCCACTATTAAATTCAAACGAAAAGATTGATGACGAACAACTGGACTATGCTGTATTGTTCAAAAGGTCGTATATccttttaaatattttggatACGCTACAGAGCTTCCGGCTAGGTCAACCGAAATTAATCAATTTAAATTTTGGTAGCCCCATTGGCACGTATTTTAGCGACGAAATAGGTCATAACcaaattgttgaaaaaaatcccATAATTTTGGACAACATTCTACGAAATCTTAAACTTGGTGAATTTATAACATACTTTGTCCTTAACAGAAAATCTTTGCAAGTAGATATATCCCAACATCTGTTATTCACGAATCAAACGGATTACGAAGATTTCGCTGTTGATAAAGGTGAACACAATGATATAGCTGacaaatttcaatttcttttgaagaaaaaggaaagttTAATCAGAGAATTGCTAAatattgaacaaaaaaatggccATATTCTGAAAACTTCCTGGAATTCGGATGCTGAAATGAACAAAATTGGAGAGCTGGTCTGCTCAATGATTACTCTGACATCAGGTATATTAGATTCGATTGCAAATGTGAATGCGGAGAACTCAGTTGATTTGGATTCGAAGCCACTTCCGAACACATATTCTGAAACGGACAGCGAAGAAGAATCAATGTCACCAACACAACGCATTACCCCCAACCTTgccaatgaagaaaataagcGCTACACAACCAAGTACTTGACCGGAACTGTGTCTGTTTTCATACTGCCGATGGTGGAAGAATGTTCTAACATCATTAGATTGATAGGACCAATACCCACCACATTAATAAGTTTGTACATCCGTAATGGAAATATGGCTAAGGGAATGAATAACAGAATTATGATGTTGTCCACTGCGCTGAACGAATTGGTGCAAATAACCGCACTATTTAATGTACTGGAACCTTTTAGGCAAAATGTACATGACCTTGCTAAACGCTACAATGCCGACGCCATGAGTGGTAACGGATGCTACAAATCGGTGATGAAAAACATTTATTCGGGAAAATGTGTGGCTAGTAACGCCTCAAACGTTGCGCCAttagaggaagaaaacaaaaaaatattggaaaAGTTTGCTGACATAGGTTGGAAATTGATGGATGATTCAGAATTGggttgttgctgttgttttTCTGACTAA